One Manihot esculenta cultivar AM560-2 chromosome 6, M.esculenta_v8, whole genome shotgun sequence DNA segment encodes these proteins:
- the LOC110617011 gene encoding (-)-isopiperitenol/(-)-carveol dehydrogenase, mitochondrial, producing the protein MNKLHDKVAIITGGASGIGEATALLFAEHGARAVVIADVQDEKGQKLAETIGTFRSTYIHCDVTDENQVKSLVESTVKLYGHLDVMFCNAGIASPCTQTVLDFDIAAYEKLFAVNVGGVAASLKHAAQAMVEGGVKGSIICTASIAARTGGDRCTDYVMSKCAVLGLARSASMQLGKHGIRVNCVSPGPVATPLLSNMVGKGIVEAEKTFESSYWLKGVMKVKHVADAVLFLACEDSEFITGHNLVVDGGFKSY; encoded by the coding sequence ATGAATAAGCTTCATGACAAGGTGGCCATCATCACTGGCGGTGCTAGCGGCATCGGTGAGGCCACCGCGCTTCTCTTTGCCGAGCACGGGGCACGAGCAGTAGTGATAGCTGATGTCCAGGACGAAAAGGGACAAAAACTTGCTGAAACCATCGGCACCTTCCGCTCTACCTACATCCACTGTGATGTAACTGATGAGAACCAGGTCAAGTCTCTGGTGGAATCCACCGTCAAACTATACGGTCACCTCGATGTCATGTTCTGCAACGCGGGTATCGCCAGCCCTTGCACTCAGACTGTCCTGGACTTCGATATCGCTGCATATGAGAAACTCTTCGCCGTGAACGTGGGTGGCGTCGCAGCAAGTCTAAAGCACGCAGCGCAGGCGATGGTGGAGGGCGGAGTAAAGGGTAGCATCATATGCACGGCGAGCATTGCGGCGAGGACAGGCGGAGACAGGTGCACAGATTATGTAATGTCCAAGTGTGCAGTGCTGGGATTGGCGAGATCAGCGAGTATGCAGCTGGGTAAGCATGGGATACGAGTGAACTGTGTGTCGCCGGGGCCGGTGGCGACGCCTCTGCTATCTAATATGGTGGGGAAGGGAATCGTTGAAGCGGAGAAGACTTTTGAATCGAGTTATTGGTTGAAAGGTGTGATGAAGGTGAAGCATGTGGCGGATGCTGTGTTGTTTCTTGCTTGTGAGGATTCAGAGTTTATTACCGGCCATAATTTGGTTGTAGATGGTGGATTTAAATCTTACTAG
- the LOC110616750 gene encoding LRR receptor-like serine/threonine-protein kinase FEI 2 — MKIAFFVLGFSLVYIATLFGAFSLALTEDGLTLLEIKNALNDSRNILGNWRATDESPCKWTGISCHPHDQRVSSINLPYLQLGGIISPSIGKLSRLHRLALHQNSLHGIIPNEITNCTELKAMYLRANYLQGGIPSDIGNLSHLTILDLSSNMLKGAIPSSIGRLTGLRHLNLSTNFFSGEIPDFGALSTFGNSSFIGNLDLCGRQVHKPCRTSMGFPVVLPHAASDEAEVPTKRPSHYIKGVLIGVMATMALTVAVLLAFLWIWLLSKKERAAKKYTEVKKQVDQEASAKLITFHGDLPYASSEIIEKLESLDQEDVVGSGGFGTVYRMVMNDCGTFAVKRIDRSREGSDQVFERELEILGSIKHINLVNLRGYCRLPMSKLLIYDYLAMGSLDDILHEHGQEQPLKWSARLRIALGSARGIAYLHHDCSPKIVHRDIKSSNILLDENLEPHVSDFGLAKLLVDEDAHVTTVVAGTFGYLAPEYLQSGRATEKSDVYSFGVLLLEIVTGKRPTDPAFVKRGLNVVGWMNTLLRENRLEDVVDKRCTDADMETVEAILEIATRCTDANPDDRPTMNQVWQLLEQEVMSPCPSDFYESHSDYS; from the exons ATGAAAATAGCTTTCTTTGTTTTGGGCTTTTCTTTAGTTTATATTGCAACCCTTTTCGGTGCTTTCTCTCTTGCTCTCACTGAAGACG GTCTGACATTGTTAGAAATCAAGAACGCATTGAATGACAGCAGAAATATACTAGGTAACTGGCGAGCTACTGATGAATCTCCTTGCAAGTGGACTGGTATTTCTTGCCATCCCCATGATCAAAGAGTCAGTTCAAT AAACCTTCCTTATTTGCAATTGGGAGGGATTATATCTCCTAGTATCGGGAAACTCAGTAGACTACACAGGCT GGCACTTCACCAAAACAGTTTACATGGGATCATTCCTAATGAAATCACCAATTGTACTGAGCTTAAAGCAAT GTACTTGAGGGCTAATTATCTCCAAGGAGGCATACCATCAGATATTGGCAACCTCTCTCATCTCACTATACT GGACTTGTCAAGCAATATGCTAAAAGGTGCCATACCTTCATCTATTGGCCGTCTTACAGGTTTGCGCCACCT GAACTTGTCCACCAACTTTTTCTCTGGTGAAATCCCGGATTTTGGAGCTCTAAGTACTTTTGGGAACAGCTC GTTTATTGGCAATTTAGATCTTTGTGGTAGACAAGTGCACAAGCCATGTCGAACCTCAATGGGATTTCCTGTGGTGCTTCCACATGCTGCAAGTGATGAAGCAGAAG TTCCTACAAAACGACCCTCTCATTACATAAAAGGGGTTCTTATTGGAGTAATGGCCACAATGGCCCTAACAGTAGCTGTGCTTCTTGCGTTCCTCTGGATTTGGTTGTTATCAAAGAAGGAAAGAGCCGCTAAGAAATACACAGAAGTGAAAAAGCAAGTTGACCAAGAAGCAA GTGCAAAGCTTATTACTTTCCATGGTGACCTGCCTTATGCTTCATCTGAGATCATAGAAAAGCTGGAGTCTCTTGATCAGGAGGATGTTGTAGGGTCGGGAGGATTTGGTACTGTATACCGGATGGTGATGAATGATTGTGgaacatttgctgtaaaaaggATTGACAGGAGTCGGGAAGGATCAGATCAAGTATTTGAGAGGGAGTTAGAAATCTTGGGTAGCATCAAGCACATAAATTTAGTGAACCTGAGAGGTTACTGCAGGCTTCCAATGTCAAAGCTTCTTATCTATGATTATCTTGCCATGGGCAGTTTAGATGACATTTTGCATG AACATGGCCAAGAACAACCGTTGAAGTGGAGTGCTCGTTTAAGAATTGCCTTAGGTTCTGCAAGAGGCATTGCATACTTGCACCATGACTGCAGCCCAAAGATAGTCCACCGTGACATAAAATCCAGCAATATTCTCCTTGATGAAAATTTGGAGCCACATGTCTCTGACTTTGGTCTTGCCAAACTTTTGGTAGATGAGGATGCCCATGTCACAACTGTAGTTGCTGGCACTTTTGGTTATTTGGCACCAG AGTATCTCCAAAGTGGGAGGGCCACTGAAAAATCAGACGTCTATAGCTTTGGAGTTCTCTTGCTAGAGATTGTAACTGGTAAAAGGCCTACAGATCCAGCTTTTGTAAAGAGAGGCTTAAATGTTGTTGGTTGG ATGAACACATTATTAAGAGAAAATAGGTTAGAAGATGTGGTAGATAAAAGGTGCACTGATGCAGATATGGAAACTGTGGAAGCCATTCTCGAAATAGCAACAAGATGCACGGATGCAAACCCCGATGACCGGCCGACGATGAACCAGGTATGGCAGTTGCTAGAGCAAGAGGTGATGTCTCCTTGCCCAAGTGATTTCTATGAGTCTCATTCAGATTATTCTTGA
- the LOC110616612 gene encoding ATPase 11, plasma membrane-type, translating into MGDKGEVLEAVLKETVDLENIPIEEVFENLRCSKEGLTTEAAEERLTIFGHNKLEEKQESKFLKFLGFMWNPLSWVMEAAAIMAIALANGGGKPPDWQDFVGIITLLLINSTISFIEENNAGNAAAALMARLAPKAKVLRDGRWSEQDAAVLVPGDIVSIKLGDIVPADARLLEGDPLKIDQSALTGESLPVTKGPGDGVYSGSTCKQGEIEAVVIATGVHTFFGKAAHLVDTTNQVGHFQKVLTAIGNFCICSIAVGMVIEIIVMYPIQDREYRPGIDNLLVLLIGGIPIAMPTVLSVTMAIGSHRLSQQGAITKRMTAIEEMAGMDVLCSDKTGTLTLNKLTVDKNLVEVFAKGVDADTVVLMAAQASRTENQDAIDSAIVGMLADPKEARAGIQEVHFLPFNPTDKRTALTYIDSEGKMHRVSKGAPEQILNLARNKSDIERRVHAVIDKFAERGLRSLAVAYQEVPEGRKESPGGPWQFIGLMPLFDPPRHDSAETIRRALNLGVNVKMITGDQLAIGKETGRRLGMGTNMYPSSALLGQDKDESISALPIDELIEKADGFAGVFPEHKYEIVKRLQARKHICGMTGDGVNDAPALKKADIGIAVADATDAARSASDIVLTEPGLSVIISAVLTSRAIFQRMKNYTIYAVSITIRIVLGFMLLALIWQFDFPPFMVLIIAILNDGTIMTISKDRVKPSPLPDSWKLAEIFTTGIVLGSYLAMMTVIFFWAAYKTDFFPRVFGVSTLEKTAHDDFRKLASAIYLQVSTISQALIFVTRSRSWSYVERPGLLLVVAFLVAQLIATLIAVYANWSFAAIEGIGWGWAGVIWLYNIIFYIPLDFIKFFIRYALSGRAWDLVIEQRIAFTRQKDFGKEQRELQWAHAQRTLHGLQPPDTKMFTERTHFTELNQMAEEAKRRAEIARLRELHTLKGHVESVVRLKGLDIDTIQQAYTV; encoded by the exons ATGGGGGACAAAGgtgaagttttggaggctgtcTTGAAGGAAACTGTGGATTTG GAAAACATACCCATCGAAGAAGTGTTTGAGAATCTGAGATGTAGCAAAGAAGGTCTCACAACTGAGGCTGCTGAAGAGAGGCTGACAATTTTTGGCCACAACAAGCTTGAAGAGAAACAG GAGAGCAAATTCTTGAAGTTTTTGGGGTTCATGTGGAATCCTTTGTCATGGGTGATGGAGGCAGCTGCTATTATGGCTATTGCTCTTGCAAATGGAGGA ggGAAACCTCCAGATTGGCAAGATTTTGTGGGTATTATTACTCTACTTTTGATCAACTCAACTATCAGTTTTATTGAGGAAAACAATGCTGGTAACGCTGCTGCTGCTCTCATGGCTCGTCTCGCTCCAAAAGCAAAG GTTCTTCGAGATGGAAGGTGGAGTGAGCAGGATGCTGCTGTTTTAGTTCCTGGTGATATTGTTAGCATCAAACTTGGAGATATTGTTCCAGCTGATGCTCGTTTACTAGAAGGTGATCCACTGAAAATTGACCAG TCTGCACTTACTGGTGAATCTCTTCCCGTGACAAAAGGACCTGGAGATGGTGTTTACTCTGGTTCTACTTGCAAGCAAGGAGAGATTGAAGCAGTGGTTATTGCCACTGGTGTTCATACCTTCTTTGGAAAGGCTGCTCACCTTGTGGATACTACAAACCAAGTTGGCCACTTCCAAAAG GTCTTGACTGCAATAGGGAATTTTTGCATATGTTCAATTGCTGTGGGGATGGTAATAGAGATTATTGTCATGTACCCAATTCAAGATCGAGAATATCGTCCTGGAATTGACAATCTTCTTGTGCTTCTCATTGGAGGAATTCCAATTGCCATGCCAACTGTCCTGTCAGTGACAATGGCTATTGGTTCTCATAGGTTATCTCAGCAG GGTGCCATCACAAAGAGAATGACTGCAATTGAAGAGATGGCCGGCATGGATGTGCTTTGCAGTGACAAGACTGGAACTCTGACATTAAACAAACTCACTGTTGACAAAAATCTTGTTGAG GTTTTTGCTAAAGGAGTAGATGCGGATACTGTTGTTTTGATGGCAGCTCAAGCGTCTAGAACAGAGAATCAAGATGCAATTGATTCTGCCATTGTTGGAATGCTGGCTGATCCAAAAGAG GCTCGTGCTGGAATTCAAGAAGTTCATTTCCTTCCTTTTAATCCAACTGATAAGCGGACAGCCTTGACTTACATTGATAGTGAAGGTAAAATGCATAGAGTTAGCAAAGGTGCCCCAGAGCAG ATTCTAAATCTTGCTCGCAATAAGTCAGATATTGAACGAAGAGTTCATGCTGTCATTGACAAGTTTGCAGAGAGGGGTTTGCGGTCTCTTGCTGTTGCATACCAG GAAGTTCCAGAAGGAAGGAAAGAAAGTCCTGGAGGCCCTTGGCAGTTCATTGGCCTCATGCCCCTCTTTGATCCACCTAGGCATGACAGTGCTGAGACTATAAGGAGGGCTTTGAATCTTGGTGTGAATGTCAAAATGATTACAG GGGACCAACTGGCAATAGGGAAGGAAACTGGACGTCGTTTGGGAATGGGAACCAACATGTATCCTTCATCTGCATTGCTAGGACAAGACAAGGATGAGTCTATTTCTGCTTTACCAATTGATGAACTGATTGAGAAAGCTGATGGCTTTGCTGGTGTTTTCCCTG AGCACAAATATGAGATAGTAAAACGCTTGCAAGCTAGAAAACACATTTGTGGGATGACTGGTGATGGAGTCAATGATGCTCCTGCTCTTAAGAAAGCTGACATTGGGATTGCTGTTGCTGATGCAACTGATGCAGCTCGTAGTGCTTCGGATATTGTCCTCACAGAACCTGGCCTTAGTGTTATCATTAGTGCTGTCTTGACAAGTCGAGCAATCTTCCAGAGGATGAAAAATTACACT ATCTATGCAGTTTCCATTACAATTCGTATCGTG CTTGGTTTCATGCTGCTGGCCCTCATATGGCAGTTTGATTTTCCACCTTTTATGGTGCTTATCATTGCTATTCTTAATGATG GTACCATTATGACAATATCTAAGGATAGGGTGAAACCATCTCCTCTGCCAGACAGCTGGAAGCTGGCAGAGATTTTTACCACTGGCATTGTTCTTGGAAGTTACCTGGCAATGATGACAGTCATCTTCTTTTGGGCAGCATATAAGACGGACTTCTTCCCA AGGGTATTTGGAGTATCAACTCTGGAGAAAACAGCTCATGATGACTTCAGAAAGCTTGCATCAGCAATTTACTTGCAAGTGAGCACTATCAGTCAGGCCCTAATTTTTGTAACTCGGTCTCGAAGTTGGTCTTACGTTGAACGCCCTGGATTACTACTCGTTGTGGCTTTTTTGGTTGCTCAGCTG ATTGCTACTTTGATTGCAGTCTATGCAAATTGGAGTTTTGCTGCAATTGAAGGGATTGGTTGGGGTTGGGCAGGTGTAATATGGCTTTATAACATCATCTTTTACATCCCACTTGACTTCATCAAGTTCTTTATACGCTATGCTTTGAGTGGTAGGGCCTGGGATCTTGTTATCGAGCAAAGG ATTGCTTTCACAAGGCAAAAGGATTTCGGTAAGGAACAACGAGAGCTTCAGTGGGCACATGCACAGAGAACATTGCATGGCTTGCAACCACCAGACACCAAGATGTTTACAGAGCGAACCCATTTCACTGAACTCAATCAGATGGCTGAAGAAGCTAAAAGGAGAGCTGAAATTGCAAG ATTGAGGGAACTTCATACGCTGAAGGGTCACGTAGAATCAGTGGTGAGACTGAAGGGCCTGGACATAGACACAATTCAACAAGCATACACTGTGTGA
- the LOC110617628 gene encoding homeobox-leucine zipper protein HAT5 produces the protein MIKSMATGGRVAGCSGSNFSALLQNQRGPCATSQPLDPFFLTGSSSSFLGSRSMVSFEDVHQVNGSTRPFFRTFDQDENGDDELDEYFHQPEKKRRLSVDQVHFLEKSFEVENKLEPERKIQLAKELGLQPRQVAIWFQNRRARWKTKQLEKDYEALHTSYNSLKADYDALLKEKDILKAEVSLLTDKMLLREKGNLELSDKDTLSQEPPKNPIGDSTSEGEVSKVSIVACKQEDISSAKSDIFDSDSPHYTDGVHSSLLEAGDSSYVFEPDQSDLSQDEEDNLSKNLLPSYVFPKLEDVNYSEAAASFEDHAFWCWSY, from the exons ATGATTAAAAGCATGGCTACTGGTGGTCGTGTTGCTGGTTGTTCTGGTTCGAATTTTTCTGCTTTGCTCCAAAACCAACGAGGCCCTTGTGCTACTTCTCAGCCTCTTGATCCCTTTTTCCTTACTgggtcttcttcttcctttctag GCTCAAGATCCATGGTGAGCTTTGAGGATGTTCATCAAGTAAATGGATCAACCCGGCCTTTTTTCCGCACTTTTGATCAAGATGAGAATGGTGATGATGAATTGGATGAGTATTTTCATCAacctgaaaagaaaagaagacttTCCGTTGATCAAGTTCATTTTCTTGAAAAAAGTTTTGAGGTTGAGAACAAGCTGGAACCTGAAAGGAAAATCCAGCTTGCAAAGGAACTTGGCCTACAGCCTAGGCAGGTTGCCATATGGTTTCAAAACCGCAGGGCAAGATGGAAGACAAAACAGCTGGAGAAAGATTATGAGGCATTGCACACTAGCTATAACAGCCTTAAGGCTGACTATGATGCACTACTCAAGGAAAAAGATATACTCAAAGCTGAG GTTAGTCTCCTCACAGACAAGATGCTTCTCAGAGAGAAGGGAAATTTGGAATTGTCTGATAAAGACACATTATCTCAAGAACCACCCAAAAATCCAATTGGTGATTCAACTTCAGAGGGTGAAGTATCAAAAGTTTCAATTGTGGCTTGTAAGCAGGAAGACATCAGCTCAGCCAAAAGCGATATATTTGATTCAGACAGCCCACATTACACTGATGGGGTTCACTCTTCACTGTTAGAGGCTGGTGATTCTTCATACGTTTTTGAACCAGATCAGTCAGATTTATCCCAAGATGAAGAAGATAATTTAAGCAAGAATCTATTGCCATCATATGTCTTTCCAAAGCTTGAAGATGTTAATTACTCAGAAGCAGCTGCAAGTTTTGAAGATCATGCATTCTGGTGCTGGTCATACTAA
- the LOC110616745 gene encoding (-)-isopiperitenol/(-)-carveol dehydrogenase, mitochondrial yields MAESKLFNAAANTKKLSGKVAIVTGGASGIGEATARLFADNGVLMVVIADIQDELGKRVAASIGQNKCSYVHCDVSKEDQVKSLVESTVLKYGRLDIMFSNAGIVTNSDQTVLDLDLSAFDNLFAINVRGMATCVKYAARAMVNDHVRGSIVCTASVAASKGMKRRTDYSMSKHAVLGLVKSASVQLGVHGIRVNCVSPFGVATPMTLQAYEKSVEEVESMYEENMSLKGVVLKARNVADAVLFLACDESGLVSGHDLVVDGGYLSH; encoded by the coding sequence ATGGCAGAATCTAAGTTGTTCAATGCCGCCGCCAACACCAAGAAGCTCTCAGGCAAAGTAGCGATAGTCACCGGTGGTGCCAGCGGTATTGGCGAGGCCACCGCTCGTCTTTTCGCCGATAACGGTGTACTTATGGTGGTTATTGCTGATATACAAGATGAATTAGGGAAGCGAGTGGCTGCATCAATTGGACAAAACAAGTGTAGCTACGTACACTGCGATGTTTCTAAGGAAGATCAAGTGAAATCGCTAGTGGAATCGACGGTTTTGAAGTACGGTAGACTAGATATAATGTTTAGCAATGCTGGGATCGTTACAAACTCAGATCAGACTGTCCTTGATCTTGACCTCTCAGCGTTTGACAATTTATTTGCAATCAACGTCCGTGGAATGGCCACGTGTGTAAAGTACGCAGCGCGTGCAATGGTGAATGATCACGTGAGAGGGAGTATAGTGTGCACAGCAAGCGTGGCGGCTAGCAAAGGCATGAAGAGGCGGACAGATTATAGCATGTCGAAGCACGCAGTGTTGGGGCTGGTGAAGTCGGCGAGCGTGCAGCTGGGGGTGCACGGGATTAGAGTGAACTGCGTATCACCGTTTGGTGTTGCGACGCCGATGACGCTTCAGGCTTACGAGAAGAGCGTGGAAGAAGTAGAGAGCATGTATGAGGAGAACATGAGCTTGAAAGGAGTGGTATTAAAGGCGAGAAACGTAGCAGACGCTGTGTTGTTTCTTGCGTGTGATGAGTCTGGGCTAGTCAGTGGGCATGACCTTGTGGTTGACGGAGGCTATCTAAGTCATTAA